One genomic window of Oryctolagus cuniculus chromosome 11, mOryCun1.1, whole genome shotgun sequence includes the following:
- the MBD6 gene encoding methyl-CpG-binding domain protein 6 isoform X3, whose protein sequence is MNGGNESSGADRAGGPVATSVPIGWQRCVREGAVLYISPSGTELSSLEQTRSYLLSDGTCKCGLECPLNVPKVFNFDPLAPVTPGGAGVGPASEEDMTKLCNHRRKAVAMATLYRSMETTCSHSSPGEGASPQLFHTVSPGPPSAHPPCRVPPTTPLNGGPGSLPPEPPSVPQTFPPLAGPGGLFPPPRLPDPAPSGGSGSPCFLPRGNAPSPAPPPPPAISLNAPAYNWGAALRSSLVPSDLGSPPAPHASSSPPSDPPLFHCSDALTPPSLPPSNNLPGPPGPLGPATQPPVSSATMHLPLVLGPAPTVEGPGASPFLASSLLCAAAKAQQPPSPLPSTLQGRRPRAQVPSASHSSPRPTQRRPRRPPTVLRLLEGGGPQTPRRSRPRAPAPAPAPQPFPLPEPSQPILPSVLSLLGLPTPGPSHSDGSFNLLGSDAHLPPPPTLSSGSSPQPRHPIQPSLPGGTSGSLSSVPGPPAPPAASKAPVVPSPVLQSPSEGLGMAAGPACPLPPLAGGEAFPFPSPEQGLALSGAGFPGMLGALPLPLSLGQPPPSPLLSHSLFGVLAGGGQPPPEPLLPPPGGPGPPLAPGEPEGPSLLVASLLPPPPSDLLPPPSAPPSNLLASFLPLLALGPTAGDGEGSAEGAGGPSGEPFSGLGDLPPLLFPPLSAPPTLIALNSALLAASLDPPSGTPPQPCVLSAPQPGPPTSSVTTATTDPGASSLGKAPSNSGRPPQLLSPLLSASLLGDLSSLTSSPGTLPSLLQPPGPLLSGQLGLQLLPGGGAPPPLSEASSPLACLLQSLQQIPPEQPEAPCLPSESPTSALEPEPARPPLSALAPPHGSPDPPVPELLTGRGSGKRGRRGGGGLRGINGEARPGRGRKPGSRREPGRLALKWGTRGGFNGQMERSPRRTHHWQHNGELAEGGAEPKDPPPVGPHSEDLKVPPGIVRKSRRGRRRKYKKFPTQTPESLLVLGELFLIICAPYCSPTRNSNSSRQDVTLESSPTTRTAVPLPPRARPGRPAKNKRRKLAP, encoded by the exons ATGAATGGGGGCAATGAGAGCAGTGGAGCAGACAGAGCTGGGGGCCCTGTGGCCACATCTGTCCCCATCGGCTGGCAGCGCTGTGTGCGAGAGGGTGCTGTGCTCTATATCAG CCCAAGTGGCACAGAGCTGTCTTCCCTGGAGCAAACCCGGAGCTACCTCCTCAGCGATGGGACCTGCAAGTGCGGTCTGGAGTGTCCACTCAACGTCCCCAAG GTTTTCAACTTTGACCCTTTGGCCCCGGTGACcccgggtggggctggggtggggccagcatcTGAGGAGGACATGACCAAGCTGTGCAACCACCGGCGGAAAGCTGTTGCCATGGCAACTCTGTACCGCAGCATGGAGACCACCTGCTCACACTCTTCTCCTG GAGAGGGAGCGAGCCCCCAGTTGTTCCACACTGTGTCCCCAGGGCCCCCCTCCGCCCACCCTCCCTGTCGAGTTCCTCCTACAACTCCGCTTAATGGGggtcctggctccctgcccccagaaCCACCCTCAGTGCCCCAGACCTTCCCCCCTCTAGCAGGGCCTGGGGGGCTCTTCCCACCACCAAGGCTTCCTGACCCAGCGCCCTCTGGAGGCAGCGGCAGCCCCTGTTTCCTCCCGAGGGGCAATGCCCCTTCTCCagccccaccacctcctcctgccaTCAGCCTCAACGCTCCCGCATACAACTGGGGAGCTGCCCTGCGATCCAGCCTGGTGCCCTCTGACCTGGGCTCCCCTCCGGCCCCCCACGCCTCCTCCTCACCACCTTCAGACCCTCCTCTTTTCCACTGTAGTGATGCCTTAacacccccttccctgcccccgaGCAATAATCTCCCCGGCCCCCCTGGTCCCCTCGGTCCTGCCACTCAGCCACCAGTGTCTTCAGCCACTATGCACCTGCCCCTGGTCCTGGGACCGGCCCCCACTGTGGAGGGGCCTGGGGCGTCCCCCTTTCTCGCTAGCAGCCTCCTCTGTGCAGCGGCCAAGGCACAGCAGCCCCCGTCACCCCTTCCCAGCACTTTACAGGGCCGAAGGCCCCGTGCCCAGGTGCCCTCAGCTTCCCACTCATCACCCCGTCCCACTCAGCGTCGTCCCCGGCGACCCCCAACTGTACTACGATTGTTAGAAGGGGGAGGCCCTCAAACCCCTCGAAGGAGCCGCCcccgggcccctgctcccgcccctgctccccagccctttCCTCTCCCAGAACCGTCCCAGCCCATTCTCCCTTCTGTGCTGTCCCTGCTGGGACTCCCCACTCCTGGCCCTTCCCATTCTGATGGAAGCTTTAACCTTTTGGGGTCAGATGCacaccttcctcctcccccaaccctctCCTCAGGGAGCTCTCCCCAGCCCAGGCACCCCATccagccctccctgcccggcGGCACCAGTGGCAGCCTCAGCAGTGTGCCAG GTCCCCCTGCCCCGCCAGCTGCCTCCAAAGCCCCTGTAGTCCCCAGCCCTGTGCTTCAAAGCCCATCTGAAGGGCTGGGGATGGCGGCAGGCCcagcctgccctctgcctcctctggCTGGTGGGGAGGctttccccttccccagccctgagCAGGGCCTGGCGCTGAGTGGAGCTGGCTTCCCGGGGATGCTGGGGGCCTTGCCGCTCCCTCTGAGTCTGGGGCAGCCTCCACCTTCTCCATTGCTCAGTCACAGTCTGTTTGGTGTGCTGGCTGGGGGAGGACAGCCTCCccctgagcccctgctgcccccacctgggggacctggcCCTCCTCTAGCCCCAGGCGAGCCCGAAGGGCCTTCGCTTTTGGTGGCCTCTTTGCTTCCACCACCCCCATCAGACCTTCTTCCACCCCCTTCCGCACCCCCTAGCAACCTCCTTGCCTCTTTCCTGCCTCTGTTGGCCCTGGGCCCCACAGCTGGGGACGGGGAGGGATCTGCAGAGGGAGCTGGGGGTCCAAGTGGGGAACCATTTTCAGGTTTGGGAGACCTACCCCCCCTATTATTCCCCCCCCTTTCAGCCCCCCCTACCCTCATAGCTTTAAATTCTGCGCTGCTGGCTGCCAGCCTGGATCCCCCCTCGGGGACGCCCCCCCAG CCCTGTGTCCTGAGTGCCCCCCAACCTGGACCACCTACCTCCAGTGTCACCACGGCAACTACTGACCCGGGGGCCTCCTCTCTGGGCAAGGCCCCCTCCAACTCAGGGAGACCCCCCCAACTCCTTAGCCCTCTGCTGAGTGCCAGCCTGCTGG GTGACCTGTCTTCGCTAACCAGCAGCCCTGGAACCCTCCCCAGCCTGTTGCAGCCTCCTGGCCCTCTTCTCTCTGGCCAGTTGGGGCTGCAGCTCCTCCCTGGGGGGGGAGCTCCTCCACCCCTCTCGGAGGCTTCTAGTCCCCTAGCCTGCCTGCTACAGAGTCTGCAG CAGATCCCTCCAGAGCAGCCAGAagccccctgcctgccctctgagAGCCCCACCTCAGCCCTCGAACCGGAGCCTGCCCGGCCTCCCCTCAGTGCCTTAGCCCCACCCCATGGTTCTCCCGACCCCCCAGTCCCTGAGCTGCTCACTGGGAGGGGGTCAGGGAAGCGGGgccggaggggaggagggggacttAGGGGCATTAAcggtgaggccaggccaggccggggcCGAAAGCCTGGCAGCCGACGGGAGCCTGGCCGACTGGCCCTCAAGTGGGGGACACGTGGTGGCTTCAATGGACAAATGGAACGGTCCCCAAGAAGGACCCACCACTGGCAGCATAATGGGGAGCTGGCTGAAGGGGGTGCTGAGCCCAAGGACCCACCCCCTGTGGGGCCCCATTCTGAGGACCTGAAG GTACCCCCAGGGATAGTCAGAAAGTCTCGTCGTGGCCGGAGGAGAAAATACAA AAAGTTTCCCACCCAAACTCCTGAAAGTCTCCTGGTGCTTGGGGAGCTGTTCCTGATCATCTGTGCCCCTTATTGCAGCCCTACCCGGAATAGCAATAGCTCCCGCCAGGATGTTACCTTGGAATCCAGCCCCACAACCCga ACggctgtccctctgcctccccgGGCCCGCCCTGGCCGTCCTGCCAAAAACAAGAGGAGGAAACTGGCCCCATAG
- the MBD6 gene encoding methyl-CpG-binding domain protein 6 isoform X4, with protein MNGGNESSGADRAGGPVATSVPIGWQRCVREGAVLYISPSGTELSSLEQTRSYLLSDGTCKCGLECPLNVPKVFNFDPLAPVTPGGAGVGPASEEDMTKLCNHRRKAVAMATLYRSMETTCSHSSPGEGASPQLFHTVSPGPPSAHPPCRVPPTTPLNGGPGSLPPEPPSVPQTFPPLAGPGGLFPPPRLPDPAPSGGSGSPCFLPRGNAPSPAPPPPPAISLNAPAYNWGAALRSSLVPSDLGSPPAPHASSSPPSDPPLFHCSDALTPPSLPPSNNLPGPPGPLGPATQPPVSSATMHLPLVLGPAPTVEGPGASPFLASSLLCAAAKAQQPPSPLPSTLQGRRPRAQVPSASHSSPRPTQRRPRRPPTVLRLLEGGGPQTPRRSRPRAPAPAPAPQPFPLPEPSQPILPSVLSLLGLPTPGPSHSDGSFNLLGSDAHLPPPPTLSSGSSPQPRHPIQPSLPGGTSGSLSSVPGPPAPPAASKAPVVPSPVLQSPSEGLGMAAGPACPLPPLAGGEAFPFPSPEQGLALSGAGFPGMLGALPLPLSLGQPPPSPLLSHSLFGVLAGGGQPPPEPLLPPPGGPGPPLAPGEPEGPSLLVASLLPPPPSDLLPPPSAPPSNLLASFLPLLALGPTAGDGEGSAEGAGGPSGEPFSGLGDLPPLLFPPLSAPPTLIALNSALLAASLDPPSGTPPQPCVLSAPQPGPPTSSVTTATTDPGASSLGKAPSNSGRPPQLLSPLLSASLLGDLSSLTSSPGTLPSLLQPPGPLLSGQLGLQLLPGGGAPPPLSEASSPLACLLQSLQIPPEQPEAPCLPSESPTSALEPEPARPPLSALAPPHGSPDPPVPELLTGRGSGKRGRRGGGGLRGINGEARPGRGRKPGSRREPGRLALKWGTRGGFNGQMERSPRRTHHWQHNGELAEGGAEPKDPPPVGPHSEDLKVPPGIVRKSRRGRRRKYKKFPTQTPESLLVLGELFLIICAPYCSPTRNSNSSRQDVTLESSPTTRTAVPLPPRARPGRPAKNKRRKLAP; from the exons ATGAATGGGGGCAATGAGAGCAGTGGAGCAGACAGAGCTGGGGGCCCTGTGGCCACATCTGTCCCCATCGGCTGGCAGCGCTGTGTGCGAGAGGGTGCTGTGCTCTATATCAG CCCAAGTGGCACAGAGCTGTCTTCCCTGGAGCAAACCCGGAGCTACCTCCTCAGCGATGGGACCTGCAAGTGCGGTCTGGAGTGTCCACTCAACGTCCCCAAG GTTTTCAACTTTGACCCTTTGGCCCCGGTGACcccgggtggggctggggtggggccagcatcTGAGGAGGACATGACCAAGCTGTGCAACCACCGGCGGAAAGCTGTTGCCATGGCAACTCTGTACCGCAGCATGGAGACCACCTGCTCACACTCTTCTCCTG GAGAGGGAGCGAGCCCCCAGTTGTTCCACACTGTGTCCCCAGGGCCCCCCTCCGCCCACCCTCCCTGTCGAGTTCCTCCTACAACTCCGCTTAATGGGggtcctggctccctgcccccagaaCCACCCTCAGTGCCCCAGACCTTCCCCCCTCTAGCAGGGCCTGGGGGGCTCTTCCCACCACCAAGGCTTCCTGACCCAGCGCCCTCTGGAGGCAGCGGCAGCCCCTGTTTCCTCCCGAGGGGCAATGCCCCTTCTCCagccccaccacctcctcctgccaTCAGCCTCAACGCTCCCGCATACAACTGGGGAGCTGCCCTGCGATCCAGCCTGGTGCCCTCTGACCTGGGCTCCCCTCCGGCCCCCCACGCCTCCTCCTCACCACCTTCAGACCCTCCTCTTTTCCACTGTAGTGATGCCTTAacacccccttccctgcccccgaGCAATAATCTCCCCGGCCCCCCTGGTCCCCTCGGTCCTGCCACTCAGCCACCAGTGTCTTCAGCCACTATGCACCTGCCCCTGGTCCTGGGACCGGCCCCCACTGTGGAGGGGCCTGGGGCGTCCCCCTTTCTCGCTAGCAGCCTCCTCTGTGCAGCGGCCAAGGCACAGCAGCCCCCGTCACCCCTTCCCAGCACTTTACAGGGCCGAAGGCCCCGTGCCCAGGTGCCCTCAGCTTCCCACTCATCACCCCGTCCCACTCAGCGTCGTCCCCGGCGACCCCCAACTGTACTACGATTGTTAGAAGGGGGAGGCCCTCAAACCCCTCGAAGGAGCCGCCcccgggcccctgctcccgcccctgctccccagccctttCCTCTCCCAGAACCGTCCCAGCCCATTCTCCCTTCTGTGCTGTCCCTGCTGGGACTCCCCACTCCTGGCCCTTCCCATTCTGATGGAAGCTTTAACCTTTTGGGGTCAGATGCacaccttcctcctcccccaaccctctCCTCAGGGAGCTCTCCCCAGCCCAGGCACCCCATccagccctccctgcccggcGGCACCAGTGGCAGCCTCAGCAGTGTGCCAG GTCCCCCTGCCCCGCCAGCTGCCTCCAAAGCCCCTGTAGTCCCCAGCCCTGTGCTTCAAAGCCCATCTGAAGGGCTGGGGATGGCGGCAGGCCcagcctgccctctgcctcctctggCTGGTGGGGAGGctttccccttccccagccctgagCAGGGCCTGGCGCTGAGTGGAGCTGGCTTCCCGGGGATGCTGGGGGCCTTGCCGCTCCCTCTGAGTCTGGGGCAGCCTCCACCTTCTCCATTGCTCAGTCACAGTCTGTTTGGTGTGCTGGCTGGGGGAGGACAGCCTCCccctgagcccctgctgcccccacctgggggacctggcCCTCCTCTAGCCCCAGGCGAGCCCGAAGGGCCTTCGCTTTTGGTGGCCTCTTTGCTTCCACCACCCCCATCAGACCTTCTTCCACCCCCTTCCGCACCCCCTAGCAACCTCCTTGCCTCTTTCCTGCCTCTGTTGGCCCTGGGCCCCACAGCTGGGGACGGGGAGGGATCTGCAGAGGGAGCTGGGGGTCCAAGTGGGGAACCATTTTCAGGTTTGGGAGACCTACCCCCCCTATTATTCCCCCCCCTTTCAGCCCCCCCTACCCTCATAGCTTTAAATTCTGCGCTGCTGGCTGCCAGCCTGGATCCCCCCTCGGGGACGCCCCCCCAG CCCTGTGTCCTGAGTGCCCCCCAACCTGGACCACCTACCTCCAGTGTCACCACGGCAACTACTGACCCGGGGGCCTCCTCTCTGGGCAAGGCCCCCTCCAACTCAGGGAGACCCCCCCAACTCCTTAGCCCTCTGCTGAGTGCCAGCCTGCTGG GTGACCTGTCTTCGCTAACCAGCAGCCCTGGAACCCTCCCCAGCCTGTTGCAGCCTCCTGGCCCTCTTCTCTCTGGCCAGTTGGGGCTGCAGCTCCTCCCTGGGGGGGGAGCTCCTCCACCCCTCTCGGAGGCTTCTAGTCCCCTAGCCTGCCTGCTACAGAGTCTGCAG ATCCCTCCAGAGCAGCCAGAagccccctgcctgccctctgagAGCCCCACCTCAGCCCTCGAACCGGAGCCTGCCCGGCCTCCCCTCAGTGCCTTAGCCCCACCCCATGGTTCTCCCGACCCCCCAGTCCCTGAGCTGCTCACTGGGAGGGGGTCAGGGAAGCGGGgccggaggggaggagggggacttAGGGGCATTAAcggtgaggccaggccaggccggggcCGAAAGCCTGGCAGCCGACGGGAGCCTGGCCGACTGGCCCTCAAGTGGGGGACACGTGGTGGCTTCAATGGACAAATGGAACGGTCCCCAAGAAGGACCCACCACTGGCAGCATAATGGGGAGCTGGCTGAAGGGGGTGCTGAGCCCAAGGACCCACCCCCTGTGGGGCCCCATTCTGAGGACCTGAAG GTACCCCCAGGGATAGTCAGAAAGTCTCGTCGTGGCCGGAGGAGAAAATACAA AAAGTTTCCCACCCAAACTCCTGAAAGTCTCCTGGTGCTTGGGGAGCTGTTCCTGATCATCTGTGCCCCTTATTGCAGCCCTACCCGGAATAGCAATAGCTCCCGCCAGGATGTTACCTTGGAATCCAGCCCCACAACCCga ACggctgtccctctgcctccccgGGCCCGCCCTGGCCGTCCTGCCAAAAACAAGAGGAGGAAACTGGCCCCATAG
- the MBD6 gene encoding methyl-CpG-binding domain protein 6 isoform X8, whose translation MNGGNESSGADRAGGPVATSVPIGWQRCVREGAVLYISPSGTELSSLEQTRSYLLSDGTCKCGLECPLNVPKVFNFDPLAPVTPGGAGVGPASEEDMTKLCNHRRKAVAMATLYRSMETTCSHSSPGEGASPQLFHTVSPGPPSAHPPCRVPPTTPLNGGPGSLPPEPPSVPQTFPPLAGPGGLFPPPRLPDPAPSGGSGSPCFLPRGNAPSPAPPPPPAISLNAPAYNWGAALRSSLVPSDLGSPPAPHASSSPPSDPPLFHCSDALTPPSLPPSNNLPGPPGPLGPATQPPVSSATMHLPLVLGPAPTVEGPGASPFLASSLLCAAAKAQQPPSPLPSTLQGRRPRAQVPSASHSSPRPTQRRPRRPPTVLRLLEGGGPQTPRRSRPRAPAPAPAPQPFPLPEPSQPILPSVLSLLGLPTPGPSHSDGSFNLLGSDAHLPPPPTLSSGSSPQPRHPIQPSLPGGTSGSLSSVPGPPAPPAASKAPVVPSPVLQSPSEGLGMAAGPACPLPPLAGGEAFPFPSPEQGLALSGAGFPGMLGALPLPLSLGQPPPSPLLSHSLFGVLAGGGQPPPEPLLPPPGGPGPPLAPGEPEGPSLLVASLLPPPPSDLLPPPSAPPSNLLASFLPLLALGPTAGDGEGSAEGAGGPSGEPFSGLGDLPPLLFPPLSAPPTLIALNSALLAASLDPPSGTPPQPCVLSAPQPGPPTSSVTTATTDPGASSLGKAPSNSGRPPQLLSPLLSASLLGDLSSLTSSPGTLPSLLQPPGPLLSGQLGLQLLPGGGAPPPLSEASSPLACLLQSLQIPPEQPEAPCLPSESPTSALEPEPARPPLSALAPPHGSPDPPVPELLTGRGSGKRGRRGGGGLRGINGEARPGRGRKPGSRREPGRLALKWGTRGGFNGQMERSPRRTHHWQHNGELAEGGAEPKDPPPVGPHSEDLKVPPGIVRKSRRGRRRKYNPTRNSNSSRQDVTLESSPTTRTAVPLPPRARPGRPAKNKRRKLAP comes from the exons ATGAATGGGGGCAATGAGAGCAGTGGAGCAGACAGAGCTGGGGGCCCTGTGGCCACATCTGTCCCCATCGGCTGGCAGCGCTGTGTGCGAGAGGGTGCTGTGCTCTATATCAG CCCAAGTGGCACAGAGCTGTCTTCCCTGGAGCAAACCCGGAGCTACCTCCTCAGCGATGGGACCTGCAAGTGCGGTCTGGAGTGTCCACTCAACGTCCCCAAG GTTTTCAACTTTGACCCTTTGGCCCCGGTGACcccgggtggggctggggtggggccagcatcTGAGGAGGACATGACCAAGCTGTGCAACCACCGGCGGAAAGCTGTTGCCATGGCAACTCTGTACCGCAGCATGGAGACCACCTGCTCACACTCTTCTCCTG GAGAGGGAGCGAGCCCCCAGTTGTTCCACACTGTGTCCCCAGGGCCCCCCTCCGCCCACCCTCCCTGTCGAGTTCCTCCTACAACTCCGCTTAATGGGggtcctggctccctgcccccagaaCCACCCTCAGTGCCCCAGACCTTCCCCCCTCTAGCAGGGCCTGGGGGGCTCTTCCCACCACCAAGGCTTCCTGACCCAGCGCCCTCTGGAGGCAGCGGCAGCCCCTGTTTCCTCCCGAGGGGCAATGCCCCTTCTCCagccccaccacctcctcctgccaTCAGCCTCAACGCTCCCGCATACAACTGGGGAGCTGCCCTGCGATCCAGCCTGGTGCCCTCTGACCTGGGCTCCCCTCCGGCCCCCCACGCCTCCTCCTCACCACCTTCAGACCCTCCTCTTTTCCACTGTAGTGATGCCTTAacacccccttccctgcccccgaGCAATAATCTCCCCGGCCCCCCTGGTCCCCTCGGTCCTGCCACTCAGCCACCAGTGTCTTCAGCCACTATGCACCTGCCCCTGGTCCTGGGACCGGCCCCCACTGTGGAGGGGCCTGGGGCGTCCCCCTTTCTCGCTAGCAGCCTCCTCTGTGCAGCGGCCAAGGCACAGCAGCCCCCGTCACCCCTTCCCAGCACTTTACAGGGCCGAAGGCCCCGTGCCCAGGTGCCCTCAGCTTCCCACTCATCACCCCGTCCCACTCAGCGTCGTCCCCGGCGACCCCCAACTGTACTACGATTGTTAGAAGGGGGAGGCCCTCAAACCCCTCGAAGGAGCCGCCcccgggcccctgctcccgcccctgctccccagccctttCCTCTCCCAGAACCGTCCCAGCCCATTCTCCCTTCTGTGCTGTCCCTGCTGGGACTCCCCACTCCTGGCCCTTCCCATTCTGATGGAAGCTTTAACCTTTTGGGGTCAGATGCacaccttcctcctcccccaaccctctCCTCAGGGAGCTCTCCCCAGCCCAGGCACCCCATccagccctccctgcccggcGGCACCAGTGGCAGCCTCAGCAGTGTGCCAG GTCCCCCTGCCCCGCCAGCTGCCTCCAAAGCCCCTGTAGTCCCCAGCCCTGTGCTTCAAAGCCCATCTGAAGGGCTGGGGATGGCGGCAGGCCcagcctgccctctgcctcctctggCTGGTGGGGAGGctttccccttccccagccctgagCAGGGCCTGGCGCTGAGTGGAGCTGGCTTCCCGGGGATGCTGGGGGCCTTGCCGCTCCCTCTGAGTCTGGGGCAGCCTCCACCTTCTCCATTGCTCAGTCACAGTCTGTTTGGTGTGCTGGCTGGGGGAGGACAGCCTCCccctgagcccctgctgcccccacctgggggacctggcCCTCCTCTAGCCCCAGGCGAGCCCGAAGGGCCTTCGCTTTTGGTGGCCTCTTTGCTTCCACCACCCCCATCAGACCTTCTTCCACCCCCTTCCGCACCCCCTAGCAACCTCCTTGCCTCTTTCCTGCCTCTGTTGGCCCTGGGCCCCACAGCTGGGGACGGGGAGGGATCTGCAGAGGGAGCTGGGGGTCCAAGTGGGGAACCATTTTCAGGTTTGGGAGACCTACCCCCCCTATTATTCCCCCCCCTTTCAGCCCCCCCTACCCTCATAGCTTTAAATTCTGCGCTGCTGGCTGCCAGCCTGGATCCCCCCTCGGGGACGCCCCCCCAG CCCTGTGTCCTGAGTGCCCCCCAACCTGGACCACCTACCTCCAGTGTCACCACGGCAACTACTGACCCGGGGGCCTCCTCTCTGGGCAAGGCCCCCTCCAACTCAGGGAGACCCCCCCAACTCCTTAGCCCTCTGCTGAGTGCCAGCCTGCTGG GTGACCTGTCTTCGCTAACCAGCAGCCCTGGAACCCTCCCCAGCCTGTTGCAGCCTCCTGGCCCTCTTCTCTCTGGCCAGTTGGGGCTGCAGCTCCTCCCTGGGGGGGGAGCTCCTCCACCCCTCTCGGAGGCTTCTAGTCCCCTAGCCTGCCTGCTACAGAGTCTGCAG ATCCCTCCAGAGCAGCCAGAagccccctgcctgccctctgagAGCCCCACCTCAGCCCTCGAACCGGAGCCTGCCCGGCCTCCCCTCAGTGCCTTAGCCCCACCCCATGGTTCTCCCGACCCCCCAGTCCCTGAGCTGCTCACTGGGAGGGGGTCAGGGAAGCGGGgccggaggggaggagggggacttAGGGGCATTAAcggtgaggccaggccaggccggggcCGAAAGCCTGGCAGCCGACGGGAGCCTGGCCGACTGGCCCTCAAGTGGGGGACACGTGGTGGCTTCAATGGACAAATGGAACGGTCCCCAAGAAGGACCCACCACTGGCAGCATAATGGGGAGCTGGCTGAAGGGGGTGCTGAGCCCAAGGACCCACCCCCTGTGGGGCCCCATTCTGAGGACCTGAAG GTACCCCCAGGGATAGTCAGAAAGTCTCGTCGTGGCCGGAGGAGAAAATACAA CCCTACCCGGAATAGCAATAGCTCCCGCCAGGATGTTACCTTGGAATCCAGCCCCACAACCCga ACggctgtccctctgcctccccgGGCCCGCCCTGGCCGTCCTGCCAAAAACAAGAGGAGGAAACTGGCCCCATAG